The following is a genomic window from Sphingomonas sinipercae.
ATGTCGCGGTCGAAGACCCGCGCACCCGGACCGTCCTGGCGAACTGGAGCAACTGACGTCTAGCGGAAGTCGACCACCCAGCTGGCGACAATCAATGCGACCGCGCCGATCGACACCGCTGCCGCCAACAATTTGAGGTTCATCGCCTTCGCCGCCATGATGACGTGGGCGCTGCGCTTTTTCATGACTGCCGCCGCTCGCCGCTCGGCCGCGACAATGACGACGATCGCCAGCATCAGGAAACCGGAAGCAATGCTCCGCGGGACCCAGCCAGGTTCGATCTTCTGGTACAAGGCGAGGAAGCCGACGCCCAGCGCGACGCAGGCCAGGCTCGTTCGCATCCATCCGGCGAAGGTTCGCTCATTGGCCAGGATGGTGCGGTCCTCCGCGAGCTCAGTCCGCGAGGGATTTTCGACTTCATCTTCCCGGTCCATGTCCTGGATAACGCGTTGCCCGCGGTCCCGTGCCGCTTTTCGTGGCCAAGCTTCCTTGCGGGCGGTCCATAACCCCGGCTAGAGGGCCTCATGCTCCCAGGACAAGCTGCCGCCCACCCGTGACCGCATCGGACCACGACCTGCTGGAATTTGCTGCGGCAAGTTTGCCTTCGGTTTGGGCGCTCGAGTTGCTGCTTTTGCTGAAATCGGAAGCGCGGACGTGGGGGACCGATGAATTGGTGTCGCACCTGCGTGCAAGCGACCTCGTCGTTGCAAATGCGCTCGACGCCCTGGTCGCTGCCGGACTGGTCTCAATGGACCCGAATGGTGCTCGATATTTGCCGATCGGCGGCAATGCCGCGAGCAACGTCGACGGCCTCGAAAGCCTCTACCGGGCCCGGCCGAACGCGGTTCGTCGAGCGATAGTCTCGGCGAAGCGGAGCAATGCGACGGCCTTTGCCGACGCGTTCAAGCTGAAGAAGGACTAGGCATGGGGGAGCTATTTCCGACTGTCGTCTATTTGCTCTGCCTGCTGACCAGCGCGGCTTGCGCATGGCTGCTTGGCCGCGGCTATGCGCGAAGCGGGATGCGGCTGCTGCTCTGGAGCTGCATCTGCTTCGTGTTGCTGGCGGCGAATAACCTGGTGCTGGTCGTCGACCTGCTGCTGTTGCCGCAACTCGACCTGCGCATTGTCCGCGTGTCATTTGCAGTCGCCGCCGGCGCCGCGCTGATCTGGGGCTTTGTCTGGGAAAACGCCGATGAATGACGTGCTGACGGTGTACCAGTTCCTCGCCGGCGCTGCCGCGTTCGGCTTCCTGATGTGCGGCCTGCTGTTCCTCCGCTTCTGGCGGCGCACGGGCGATTCGCTGTTCGTCGCCTTCGCTTTGGCCTTCGCACTGCTCGGCACCGGCCAGACGATCCAGGCGCTCGCCAACCTGCCCACCGAGGAACGCGGCGCGATCTACCTGTTCCGGCTGCTGGCCTTCCTGCTGATCCTGTTCGCGATCTTCAGGAAAAACCGGGCGTCGCGCGCCTGACCTGATCGCCGCCGCGGATGGAGCCTAGGCGGCTTCCATCTTCCGGGCGTTGCGCTTGCGTTCGTGCGGGTCGAGGAAGCGCTTGCGGATGCGGATGACCTTGGGGGTCACCTCGACCAGCTCGTCGTCCTGAATGTAAGCGATTGCCTGCTCCAGAGTCATACGGCGCGGCGGGGTCAGGCGAATGCCTTCGTCCTTGGGGCCGCTGGCGCGGAAGTTGGTGAGCTGCTTCGACTTTAAGGGGTTGACCTCAAGGTCGTGGATTTTCGCGTTCTCACCGATGACCATGCCTTCGTAAAGGTCGTCGCCGGGCGAGATGAAGAGGATGCCGCGATCTTCCAGCGCGTTCAGCGCGTAAGCGACCGCCTTGCCCTTTTCCATCGAGATAAGGACGCCGTTCTGGCGGCCGGTGATCTGGCCTTTGTAGGGACCGTACTTCTCGAACAATCGGTTCATGATGCCGGTGCCGCGCGTGTCGGACAGGAATTCGCCGTGATAGCCGATCAGCCCGCGCGAGGGCGCGGAGAAGGTTAGGCGCGTCTTGCCGCCGCCGGACGGGCGCATGTCGGTCATCTCCGCCTTGCGCACCGCCATCTTGTCGATAACCGTCCCGCTGAATTCGTCGTCGACGTCGATGACGACGGTTTCATAGGGCTCCTCGCGGCCGTTGGGGCCGTCGCGGAACAGCACGCGCGGGCGGCTGATCGACAATTCGAAGCCTTCGCGGCGGAGGGTCTCGATCACCACGCCAAGCTGCAGCTCACCACGGCCGGCGACTTCGTAGCTGTCGTTGTCCGCCGCGACCGAGACCCGGATCGCGACATTGCCTTCGGCCTCGCGCTCCAGGCGTTCACGGATGACTCGGCTTTGCACCTTGTCGCCGTCGCGGCCCGCATAGGGACTGTCGTTGACCGAAAAGCTCATCGCCAGCGTCGGCGGATCGATCGGGCGGGCGTGCAGCGGCTCGGTCACCGACGGCTCGGCAAAGGTGTTGGACACCGTCGCCTTGATCAGTCCGGCAATGGCGACGATCTCGCCCGCTTCGGCACTTTCGACCGGCACGCGCTCGAGCCCGCGGAAGGCGAAGACCTTGGTCGCGCGGCCTTCCTCGACGACGTTGCCGTCGACGTCGATCGCTTTGATCGGCATGTTGGTGGTCAGCGTGCCGCTTTCGATTCGGCCGGTCAGGATACGTCCCAGGAAGGCATCGCGATCAAGCAACGTCGCGAGCATCTTGAACTCGGCCTTGGGGTCGAGCCCCGGCGCCGGCACGTGGCTGACGATGGTTTCGAACATCGGCGTCAGGTCGCCGTCACGGACGGTATCTTCCTTGCCCGCATAACCGGCGCGGCCCGAGGCGTAGAGCACGGGGAAGTCGAGCTGCTCGTCGCTCGCCTCGAGGTTGAGGAACAGCTCGAACACTTCGTCCAGCACTTCGGCCGGGCGCGCGTCGGGGCGGTCGATTTTGTTGACGACGACGATCGGCTTGAGGCCGAGCGCAAGCGCCTTGCCGGTGACGAATTTGGTCTGCGGCATCGGGCCTTCGGCGGCGTCGACGAGCAGGATGACGCCGTCGACCATGGAAAGGATGCGTTCGACCTCGGCCCCGAAATCGGCGTGGCCGGGCGTGTCGACGATGTTGATGTGGATGGTCTCGCCACCCGGCGGAGTCCACTCGACCGAGGTGCACTTGGCGAGAATGGTGATCCCGCGCTCTTTCTCCAGGTCGTTGGAATCCATCGCCCGCTCTTCGACGCGCTGGTTGTCGCGGAAGGTGCCGGACTGGCGGAAAAGCTGATCGACGAGGGTCGTCTTGCCATGATCGACGTGCGCGATAATCGCGACGTTGCGCAGGTTCATTGATTTTTCCTGGAAAAAGTAAGCGGCGCCCCTAGCCCAGAATCGCCGATGCTGCAACGCAGCAGGGCGCCCGGGCTAGAGCCCGCGTTCGAGGATCTCGATGGCGCGTTCTACGGCGCGGAGTTCGCTTTGGGCGAGGCGGGCCAGCTTTTCGGTCAGCGCGCCGCTGGGATCGCCGCCTTCGGCAAGCTTGTCGCGGCCGCTGTCCGTCAGCCGCAGCGCCAGGCGGCGACGATGGTCCGGATCGGGCTGTCGTTCGACCAGGCCGGCGCGCACCATCGTGTCGACCGAGCGGCTTAC
Proteins encoded in this region:
- a CDS encoding MarR family winged helix-turn-helix transcriptional regulator, whose protein sequence is MQQVFLNPHSPAALASRFARAAQRWLPDGPAERADTARRKLLNAIVEREPATLNEVADALGRGAPAVSRSVDTMVRAGLVERQPDPDHRRRLALRLTDSGRDKLAEGGDPSGALTEKLARLAQSELRAVERAIEILERGL
- a CDS encoding DUF5985 family protein, yielding MGELFPTVVYLLCLLTSAACAWLLGRGYARSGMRLLLWSCICFVLLAANNLVLVVDLLLLPQLDLRIVRVSFAVAAGAALIWGFVWENADE
- a CDS encoding YidH family protein, with protein sequence MDREDEVENPSRTELAEDRTILANERTFAGWMRTSLACVALGVGFLALYQKIEPGWVPRSIASGFLMLAIVVIVAAERRAAAVMKKRSAHVIMAAKAMNLKLLAAAVSIGAVALIVASWVVDFR
- the typA gene encoding translational GTPase TypA yields the protein MNLRNVAIIAHVDHGKTTLVDQLFRQSGTFRDNQRVEERAMDSNDLEKERGITILAKCTSVEWTPPGGETIHINIVDTPGHADFGAEVERILSMVDGVILLVDAAEGPMPQTKFVTGKALALGLKPIVVVNKIDRPDARPAEVLDEVFELFLNLEASDEQLDFPVLYASGRAGYAGKEDTVRDGDLTPMFETIVSHVPAPGLDPKAEFKMLATLLDRDAFLGRILTGRIESGTLTTNMPIKAIDVDGNVVEEGRATKVFAFRGLERVPVESAEAGEIVAIAGLIKATVSNTFAEPSVTEPLHARPIDPPTLAMSFSVNDSPYAGRDGDKVQSRVIRERLEREAEGNVAIRVSVAADNDSYEVAGRGELQLGVVIETLRREGFELSISRPRVLFRDGPNGREEPYETVVIDVDDEFSGTVIDKMAVRKAEMTDMRPSGGGKTRLTFSAPSRGLIGYHGEFLSDTRGTGIMNRLFEKYGPYKGQITGRQNGVLISMEKGKAVAYALNALEDRGILFISPGDDLYEGMVIGENAKIHDLEVNPLKSKQLTNFRASGPKDEGIRLTPPRRMTLEQAIAYIQDDELVEVTPKVIRIRKRFLDPHERKRNARKMEAA
- a CDS encoding DUF5985 family protein; translation: MNDVLTVYQFLAGAAAFGFLMCGLLFLRFWRRTGDSLFVAFALAFALLGTGQTIQALANLPTEERGAIYLFRLLAFLLILFAIFRKNRASRA